A single window of Vigna unguiculata cultivar IT97K-499-35 chromosome 1, ASM411807v1, whole genome shotgun sequence DNA harbors:
- the LOC114195111 gene encoding glucosamine 6-phosphate N-acetyltransferase-like, translating into MENSEEQKYGVRKLEISDKSKGFIELLQQLSVCDSVSDRDFEDRFRELSAVGDDHVIGVIEDEASGKIIATGSVFIEKKFLRNCGKVGHIEDVVVDSSARGKHLGKRIVSFLTEHARSIGCYKVILDCSLENKAFYEKCGFQHKSLQMAMYFAHH; encoded by the coding sequence ATGGAAAACAGTGAGGAACAGAAGTACGGAGTTCGGAAATTAGAGATCTCAGACAAGAGCAAAGGCTTCATCGAGTTGCTGCAGCAACTCAGCGTTTGCGATTCCGTCTCTGACAGAGATTTCGAGGATCGATTTCGAGAGCTCAGTGCCGTCGGAGATGACCACGTTATCGGCGTGATTGAAGACGAGGCTTCTGGAAAGATCATTGCGACGGGGAGCGTGTTTATTGAgaagaaatttttgagaaattGCGGCAAAGTTGGGCACATTGAGGACGTTGTTGTGGATTCAAGCGCACGTGGGAAGCATTTGGGAAAGAGAATTGTAAGCTTCCTGACGGAGCATGCTCGTTCCATTGGATGCTATAAGGTCATTCTTGATTGCAGCCTCGAGAATAAGGCGTTCTACGAGAAATGTGGCTTCCAGCACAAATCTCTTCAGATGGCTATGTATTTTGCTCACCACTAG